The Silene latifolia isolate original U9 population chromosome X, ASM4854445v1, whole genome shotgun sequence genome contains the following window.
tctttaatatgtgcaaataatatgaaatttatactctaatgatagcattttttaacacaaagctaattatgttattttcataatttttttaacgatatttttttgccaaatgaaatgtaaaagtttgatataaaaattggaaatatcacttgaatataatttaggaaatatacatattataataattaaaagattttccactttattttttacatcaaaaattatactttcctaaattgatttttgatgatgtgtaCGCtttcagatcgctcgaaaaaactctcttttatatatatatatagatagatatagattgggttaaacgggttaagtgggttaaaaatgacctacttaaagataaatgggttaaacagatcgggttgggttatagaaaaattaaatgggtcgggttagggttgagataaatgacccgtttatgtaattgggtcgggttagggttggagTAGAAGTGACCCGTTTAAAGTTGACACGAACACGTACACGACACGacctgatctgtttgccaggtctagactCAATTTATTTATAAAAAATCGAATTCACAAATGGGCCTATAACCTCATATCAATCAAGTTCAGAAATGGGCCTATAATCTCAATACCATAACACATCCTCATCTCCTCAAACTCTCACTCACTCTAACTACTATCTCCAAACTCATTTTCCCTCCTTCCACGCACCACCTTATCCTCCTTCAATGGCCTCTAACTCAACACCCCTCCATTAACACCAGTCCCCTTCAACCATGGACCTCTCACTCTCCTCCTCCTTCAAACCTTTCCCAAAATACCCCTACCtcctctccttctcctcctccttccCTTCCACTTTCCTCTCCCTCCGCCCAAACAATcccctcctcctccccctcccCCTACCCCACAAAATATATGCAATTTCCAAAACTGACCCTGACCCCACCCAACCCCTCCCAAAAACCAGCCCACAACGCCTCCTCAAAGAACTCTCCGAGCGCAAAAGGGTAATTTCACCCAAACACAAACCACCCCCACGCAGGTACATTCTTAAACCGCCTCTGGACGATGCCAAACTCGCTCAAAGATTCCTAAACTCACCTCAATTGTCCCTCAAAACATTTCCATTACTCAGCTCATGCCTTCCGAGTCAAAATTTAACCCAAATAGATCAAACTTGGATCGACGAGTACCTCCTTGAGGCTAAACAAGCCTTGGGATACTCGCTCGAACCGTCAGCTGTTAACCCTGATAACACTCCTGCTAAACAATTTGATACGCTGTTGTATTTGGCGTTTCAACACCCGCATTATGTTGATTGTCGTAGGGTTAATGCTAGACATGTTAAATATGGGCATTCTAGGTTGATGTTTTTGGGGCAGTATGTGCTTGAATTGGGTTTGGCTGAGTTTTTTCTTCAGAGGTATCCTAGGGAATCTCCTGGGCCTATGAGGGAAAGGGTGTTTGCTTTGATTGGAAAGCGGTTTTTGCCTAAGTGGATTAAGGCTGCTAGTTTGCATAATTTGGTTTTTCCTTTTGATGATTTTGATAAGTTGAGGCGGCCTGAGCGTGAACCCGCTTCTAAGTAAGTTCGACTTGTTTCGCTTAATTTGATTGGCGGAGCTGTGTTTGATTGTATTTGTGCTACTGTAGGAGATAAGATTTTGGTACCAGTTGAGGAAATTAATGTTTTGTAGTTTGAATTTCTCTGCTATGATAGTTTGTTCGATTGAATATGGTGGTTTTTTCGAGTTTTATTGCTGTAGAATAATTTGAGTTAGAGAATTATTAGTTTGTTTCTATGTACTTGTGCTACCATAGGACATTGATAATTCTGTCAACTTAAAATAAAGTATGTTTTATAGTTATTCAATGTAATTCTAGACGCAATTTTCATGATGTTAGCACAGGGTGAGGTTGTGTACCTTTGACACCCTTATGCTGGCACTTGTGGGAGCCCTTGAGGCAttgaggtaatgttgttgtttTGATGTGTGGAAAGTGAGTTTGTGGAATTCCTGACTTAGAAAATGCCTTAGCTCAGATGGATGGATTGAGAGGGGGAATTGTTGATGCTTATGACCGTAGAATAAGAGGTTTGGGGGAGGTCTTACCAAGAGGACATTTCGCTTATTTTTTGGAGTATGGACTTTTGGGGTGGATTGAAGCAGTTCCTCTAGACTGTGTCAGTTAGCATAGTATTCTATAAAGAGATCTTCTACAATGTCATAATGATGAAGGATGCCTTGAACATGTGAACTTTTGGAGGTATTTGATAATGGATAGTTAAAAATGTGAAATGTTAGAGGTGTTTGATGAAGGATGGGTTTAAATTTTATAATTTGGTGATTATATAGAATAAGAAGCTTCGAGGTTATTTGACTAACTGTTGTAGTGGAATTTGGCTTGCCAAGCTCCTACTCTTGATTAGGGACCATGGGACAATTGTGTGCTCGTTACATTATGTAACGGATTGTTATTTCTTGTTACGTAAGATTAGTGTTTTATAGAACAAATGGTGAAATATTGATATACTCTTTGTTAATTTTAATTTCATTGAGTGTATGCCATGACATCACTCCTTTTTTGAAAAAAACTACATAAAAAATGTGCGAATTCATCAACCCTTCTACACCAAAAATATGAGAATGAAACTCATTGTTAGTTATGACTGGTGTATAGGGAAAGAGGCAGAGGCATTTTTATTCTTGTAAATAGGACTTTTGTGACACATTCTTTGGAGCCAAATACTTTGAGTGTGTCCTTCCAAGGAGTGGCTGTAGTAGAACTCTATTGAAGGTAAAGGGTATGACAAGCATAGGAGCCTTCACAAATATACTCCAACTTCATAACTTGCAGTGACTCCATGGTTGTCTTTCTCGTGTGACCATAGAATCTCACTCTTACCTCAACGTTATTATATTTAGCTGCGGCATTAGCTTGATAACTGCTATTTGAGTCACTTCCAGGGTGAGGTTGCGTACCTCCGACTCCCTTATGCTGCCTTTTTTAGGAGTCCTTAAGGCATTGAGGTAATGCCGTTGTTTTGATATGTGAAAAGACAGTTTTTGGAATTGCTGACTTAGAAAATGCCTTAGCTCAGGTGGAGGGATTAAGAGTgggaattgttgttgttgtttacagCTGTAGAATAAGAGGTTTGAGGGAGGTCTTACGATGAAGGAATTTTGCTTATGAAGTTCCTAGGCTCCATTTATGGATTATGGACTTTTTGGGGGGATTGAGGTGCTACCTCTAGACAATGTCAGTTAGTAGAGTATTCTAAAGAGAGATTTTCTATAATCATATAATGTCATAATGATGAAGGATGCCGTGAACATGTGAACTTTTAGAGGTATTTGATAAAGGATGGTTGAAAATGTGAAATGTTGGAGGTGTTTGATGAAGGGTGAGGATTAAATTTTGTAATTTGGTGATTATATAGAATAAGAAGGTTGGAGGTTATTTGATGAACTGTTGTGGTGGAATTTGGTTTGCCAAGCTCCTTCTCTTGATCAGGGTCATGGTACAATAGTGTCGTTACTTACGTCACGAGTTCTAGGTTGCCGTTATGTTATTTCCTGTTATCTAGAGTTTTTTCTTAAAAAAAGACAATATGTTGGATATgctcttttgttagttttagtttGTTTGAATGTATGCCATGACGTTGCTCTTGCACTAATACAtccaaaatttgaaaatttgccAAATATACGAGAAAGAAACTCATAGGAAGTTATGACTGCTGTATCGAGAAAGAAGCAGGGCATTTTTGTTCTTGCAAGTAGGACCTTTGTCACCAAAGCTTAACATCTTTGGAGCCAAATACTGTGAGTGTGTCCTTCCAAGGAGTGGCTGTAGTAAAACTCTATTGAAGTGAAATGTTGTGACAAGCATAGGAGCCAAACAAGAATATGTGTCAAAAACAACTTTTTTATGTAATATGTATATCTAGCAGACTTCATAACTTGCGAGTTGCGATGGCTTAATGACTGTCTTTCTCGTATGGCCATTTCATAGAATGACATGCTTACCCCAACATTATTACGTTTGACCGAAGCATTAGCTTGATGACTGCTTTTTGGGTCGCTTCCACCACATTGTCGATTTTTGTATCGATTTATGTCAGAGTTTGGAACATTCATTTAACTTCCCAGTGGCTGTTGTGGGTCTTATGCATCATCTCTCAATTCTCAAAAGTCAATGCTCTGGCCGTAAAAAGTAGATTAAGTACTATCATATGGTTGCTGTAGAATGTTGCTTACTAGATGCCTTTTTTTTTGTAATAATTTTACTGACCATGAATATTGCTTGATTTTATTTTTCCACTTATCAAATTCAAATTATGTATTTTTTGTAGGTCTGTGTTTTGGGCTCTGTTTGGAGCTATATATTTATGTTTCGGCATGCCAGAAGTATATCGCGTACTTTTTGAGGTGTTTGGAATGGATCCAGAAGATGAGGAATGCCAGCCAAAGAAGAGAAGGCA
Protein-coding sequences here:
- the LOC141623128 gene encoding ribonuclease III domain-containing protein RNC1, chloroplastic-like; the protein is MDLSLSSSFKPFPKYPYLLSFSSSFPSTFLSLRPNNPLLLPLPLPHKIYAISKTDPDPTQPLPKTSPQRLLKELSERKRVISPKHKPPPRRYILKPPLDDAKLAQRFLNSPQLSLKTFPLLSSCLPSQNLTQIDQTWIDEYLLEAKQALGYSLEPSAVNPDNTPAKQFDTLLYLAFQHPHYVDCRRVNARHVKYGHSRLMFLGQYVLELGLAEFFLQRYPRESPGPMRERVFALIGKRFLPKWIKAASLHNLVFPFDDFDKLRRPEREPASKSVFWALFGAIYLCFGMPEVYRVLFEVFGMDPEDEECQPKKRRQLEDIDYVSVEFEGRKLSWQDVATYRPPEDALFAHPRVFRACVPPGMHRFRGNIWDFDSRPQVMQTLGYPLPANDRIPEITEARNIELGLGLQLCFMHPSKYKYEHPRFCFERLEYLGQKIQDLVLAERILMKHLDAPGKWLEEKHRRLLMNKFCGKYLREKYLHRFIIYSDQVQDSYEHNRRLRNPATTAVNQAIHGLSYAVYGKPDVRRLMFEVFDFEQIQPKPV